The following are encoded in a window of Clostridium thermarum genomic DNA:
- the rpsA gene encoding 30S ribosomal protein S1 encodes MENSMQDLMNELNDSFKVIHPGDIIKGKVLSVKEDEVLVNIGYMTDGIISREELSSDPRVNPKDVVKVDDEILVYVLEINDGEGNVALSKRLADAIHIWDELQEIKDAGKTINVKVKEAVKGGVTADINGIRAFIPASQLSLHRVEDLNTVVGQSMDVVIMELDKEKKRVILSRKEVELKEAEKKKEALWASLKKGEKRTGVVTRLARFGAFVDLGGIDGLIHNNDLSWKRVVNPADVVSVGDNVEVYVLDFDKAGNRISLSLKDVAQNPWNSVAAKFAVGNIVEGKVVRVVDFGAFVELESGVEGLVHVSEISEDRITKPSDVLKVGDTVKVKILDIDNEKSKIALSIKEAVAKPQEDYSQYNSQDTGSTLGDLFGDKLKGLKLD; translated from the coding sequence ATGGAAAACAGCATGCAGGATTTAATGAATGAATTAAACGATTCCTTCAAGGTTATTCATCCGGGAGACATTATTAAAGGAAAGGTTCTATCTGTAAAAGAAGACGAAGTCCTTGTTAATATAGGTTATATGACCGACGGTATTATATCTAGAGAAGAACTTTCATCAGACCCAAGAGTTAATCCAAAGGACGTTGTAAAAGTGGACGATGAAATACTGGTATATGTACTAGAAATTAATGACGGTGAAGGTAATGTGGCCTTATCCAAAAGGCTAGCTGATGCAATACATATTTGGGATGAGCTTCAGGAGATTAAGGATGCAGGAAAGACTATTAACGTAAAGGTAAAAGAAGCTGTAAAAGGCGGAGTAACTGCTGATATAAACGGTATTAGAGCCTTTATTCCTGCTTCACAACTATCATTACACCGTGTAGAAGACCTAAACACTGTTGTTGGTCAATCCATGGACGTTGTAATAATGGAACTTGATAAGGAAAAGAAGAGAGTTATCTTATCCAGAAAAGAAGTTGAATTGAAAGAAGCTGAGAAAAAGAAAGAAGCCTTATGGGCATCCTTGAAGAAGGGTGAAAAGAGAACCGGTGTAGTTACCAGACTTGCCCGTTTTGGAGCTTTTGTGGATCTTGGAGGAATAGACGGTCTTATCCACAACAACGATTTATCTTGGAAGAGAGTTGTTAATCCTGCAGATGTAGTATCTGTCGGTGATAATGTAGAAGTTTATGTTTTAGATTTTGATAAAGCAGGTAATAGAATCTCCCTTAGCTTGAAAGATGTTGCTCAGAATCCATGGAATTCAGTAGCAGCAAAATTTGCTGTAGGAAACATAGTGGAAGGTAAAGTAGTAAGAGTAGTTGACTTTGGTGCCTTCGTTGAACTTGAGTCTGGAGTTGAAGGACTTGTTCATGTTTCAGAAATATCTGAAGATAGAATCACAAAGCCTTCTGATGTATTAAAGGTTGGAGATACTGTTAAGGTTAAAATCCTCGATATCGATAATGAAAAATCAAAGATAGCCCTCAGCATAAAAGAAGCAGTGGCCAAACCACAAGAGGACTATTCTCAATACAACAGCCAGGATACCGGCTCAACTTTAGGTGATCTGTTTGGCGATAAGCTAAAAGGATTAAAACTTGATTAG